In the genome of Leucobacter luti, one region contains:
- a CDS encoding signal peptidase I, which yields MTHLLDPPQRFGAQAPDAEACEREAKQNQVSTQEELTRGWRIYRGVRNTLLTIGSVIGTVVLLAFGAAILTNTQPTVVLSGSMEPGMPVGSIVLGQLRDHGELRVGDAVTVARPDDKGLITHRVVDIAEGQRAGTSALTLRGDANKVDDPYPYTVTEARVIVGTIPLAGYAALAMQGPAGIATLAFFLCGVVCLVLIDPQRIGETDVERTQRLADRDERRARKNGVRGER from the coding sequence ATGACGCACCTCCTCGACCCTCCACAGCGTTTCGGTGCGCAGGCCCCCGACGCAGAAGCTTGCGAGCGTGAGGCGAAGCAAAACCAGGTGTCCACACAAGAAGAGCTCACCCGAGGCTGGCGGATTTACCGTGGCGTGCGTAACACGCTGCTGACTATTGGATCGGTGATTGGTACGGTCGTGCTGCTGGCCTTTGGCGCAGCGATTCTCACGAACACCCAGCCGACGGTCGTGCTCTCCGGATCAATGGAACCCGGGATGCCAGTTGGCTCGATTGTTCTCGGGCAACTGCGGGATCACGGTGAACTGCGCGTCGGCGACGCCGTCACCGTCGCGCGACCCGACGACAAGGGGCTGATTACGCACCGGGTCGTCGACATTGCTGAGGGGCAGCGTGCAGGAACAAGTGCACTCACATTGCGTGGAGATGCCAACAAAGTTGATGATCCCTACCCTTACACCGTCACTGAGGCGCGCGTGATCGTCGGGACGATTCCCCTCGCGGGGTATGCCGCCCTCGCAATGCAGGGCCCGGCAGGAATCGCTACCCTCGCCTTCTTTCTGTGTGGCGTGGTCTGCTTGGTGCTGATCGACCCTCAGCGGATTGGCGAGACTGACGTCGAGCGTACACAGCGGCTCGCGGATCGCGATGAGCGTCGCGCCCGAAAGAACGGAGTCCGTGGTGAGCGGTAA